The following are from one region of the Stigmatella ashevillena genome:
- a CDS encoding SDR family NAD(P)-dependent oxidoreductase, translating to MGTLDGKIAIITGGGSGIGFAIAERFARDGAQVVLAGRRQQRLEEAAAKIGRGARGMPTDVGDETQVKRLIDSVPRVDLLVTCAGGAVFGPVEEVPTQAWADMFQSRFFGQLSACRYAVPKMAPGSAILLCSGVAGHAALTNYSGGAGLCGAVNAMGRSLAIELAAKNIRVNVLSPGLTRDTAIDWGVPPEKLGAFMEGLVSRVPLKRSGTVHDMADAAFFLCTNTYATGQVLDIDGGWTAV from the coding sequence ATGGGTACTTTAGACGGAAAGATCGCCATCATCACGGGTGGAGGTTCGGGGATCGGTTTTGCGATTGCCGAGCGCTTCGCGAGAGATGGAGCGCAAGTGGTGCTGGCAGGACGCCGGCAGCAACGGTTGGAAGAAGCCGCGGCGAAGATCGGACGCGGCGCCCGGGGCATGCCGACGGATGTTGGCGACGAAACACAAGTCAAACGGCTCATCGATTCGGTGCCCCGTGTCGACCTGCTGGTCACCTGCGCGGGAGGCGCGGTGTTCGGTCCGGTGGAAGAAGTGCCCACCCAGGCATGGGCTGACATGTTCCAATCGCGTTTCTTCGGGCAGCTCTCCGCCTGCCGGTACGCCGTTCCGAAGATGGCGCCGGGCAGCGCCATTCTCCTGTGCTCGGGGGTCGCCGGCCACGCGGCCCTGACGAACTACTCGGGCGGCGCGGGGCTGTGCGGCGCGGTCAACGCCATGGGGCGCTCGCTCGCGATCGAACTGGCCGCCAAGAACATCCGGGTCAATGTCCTCTCGCCCGGCCTGACCCGGGACACGGCCATCGACTGGGGCGTGCCGCCCGAGAAGCTGGGTGCCTTCATGGAGGGGCTCGTGAGCCGGGTTCCCCTGAAGCGCTCGGGAACCGTCCACGACATGGCGGACGCGGCCTTCTTCCTGTGCACGAACACCTACGCCACGGGCCAGGTGCTCGACATCGACGGCGGGTGGACGGCGGTGTGA
- a CDS encoding RICIN domain-containing protein, translating into MGLRLSLLCLACVALGACASESGPLASEATVRLVTSRGLLRTGGEWVPGQYIVVLKESAPGVEPLAVEELARALAVRHGVKVERTYAHALRGFLVKAPEAQAQQLAADPSVKYVVEDGMAYPDAVQADLTWGLDRIGQQDLPLNGVYTYNLRGKGVHAYVIDSGIRATHAEFGGRVSLDYSGVADGNGAADCSGHGTHVAGTLGGASWGVAKGVFLHSVRVFGCSGGAEWSTLIGAVDWVTAHHLKPAVANMSLSGGANQAVDDAVRNSIAAGVVYAVAAGNQNANACAFSPARTAEALTVGATDRDDHRASFSNHGPCLDLFAPGSGVTSAWYSSDTITSTLSGTSTAAPHVAGTAALFLEFNPTAEPSLVAQALTGYASVDKVLNPGMGSPNRLLFSNPHITTPLEIIARHSAQCLDVVGGSAEAGAEIMQSVCHTGPSQRFRVEPDVAAGDYRIVAQHSGQCLDAVRGGPEEPTALIQNPCHGGDTQRFSLSAMDDGFYRIRVKQSGQCLDIAGGTAAPGNPLTQRPCHAGASQQFKLN; encoded by the coding sequence ATGGGACTTCGTCTGAGCCTGCTCTGCCTCGCCTGCGTGGCGCTGGGGGCATGTGCCTCGGAGTCCGGTCCGCTGGCTTCCGAAGCCACGGTTCGCCTGGTGACGTCGCGGGGCCTCCTGCGGACGGGCGGGGAGTGGGTGCCCGGCCAATACATCGTCGTGCTGAAGGAGTCGGCTCCGGGGGTGGAGCCGCTGGCCGTGGAGGAGTTGGCGCGCGCGCTCGCCGTGCGCCACGGCGTGAAGGTGGAGCGGACCTATGCGCACGCGCTGCGCGGCTTCCTGGTGAAGGCGCCCGAGGCCCAGGCCCAACAGCTCGCGGCGGACCCCTCCGTGAAGTACGTGGTGGAAGATGGGATGGCCTACCCGGACGCCGTGCAGGCGGACCTCACCTGGGGGTTGGACCGGATCGGCCAGCAGGACCTGCCGCTCAACGGCGTCTACACCTACAACCTCCGTGGCAAGGGGGTGCACGCCTATGTCATCGACTCGGGCATCCGCGCCACCCATGCCGAGTTCGGCGGCCGCGTCTCCCTGGACTACTCCGGTGTTGCTGATGGGAATGGCGCCGCGGACTGCAGCGGCCATGGCACCCACGTGGCAGGCACCCTGGGCGGCGCCTCCTGGGGGGTGGCCAAGGGCGTCTTCCTGCACTCGGTGCGGGTGTTTGGCTGCTCGGGCGGCGCGGAGTGGTCCACCCTCATCGGCGCGGTGGACTGGGTGACCGCCCACCACCTCAAGCCTGCTGTGGCCAACATGAGCCTGAGCGGGGGCGCCAATCAGGCGGTGGATGATGCGGTTCGCAACTCCATCGCCGCGGGGGTTGTCTACGCCGTGGCCGCGGGCAACCAGAACGCCAATGCCTGTGCCTTCTCCCCCGCCCGCACCGCCGAGGCCCTCACCGTGGGCGCCACGGACCGCGACGACCACCGCGCCTCCTTCTCCAACCATGGCCCGTGTCTGGACCTGTTCGCGCCCGGCTCGGGGGTCACCTCGGCCTGGTACAGCAGCGACACAATCACCAGCACCTTGAGTGGCACCTCCACGGCCGCGCCCCACGTGGCGGGCACCGCGGCGCTGTTCCTGGAGTTCAACCCCACCGCGGAGCCGTCCCTCGTGGCCCAGGCGCTCACCGGGTACGCCTCGGTGGACAAGGTCTTGAATCCGGGCATGGGCTCCCCCAACCGCCTGCTGTTCTCCAACCCGCACATCACCACCCCGCTGGAGATCATCGCGCGGCACAGCGCCCAGTGTCTGGATGTCGTGGGAGGAAGCGCGGAGGCAGGGGCGGAAATCATGCAGTCCGTGTGTCACACGGGCCCCAGCCAGCGCTTCCGGGTCGAGCCGGACGTGGCGGCGGGGGATTACCGCATCGTGGCCCAGCACAGCGGCCAGTGCCTGGATGCCGTCCGGGGCGGTCCGGAGGAGCCGACGGCGCTCATCCAGAATCCCTGCCACGGGGGCGACACCCAGCGCTTCTCCCTCTCCGCGATGGACGACGGGTTCTACCGCATCAGGGTCAAGCAGAGTGGCCAATGCCTGGACATCGCGGGCGGGACCGCGGCGCCGGGCAATCCGTTGACCCAGCGCCCTTGCCACGCCGGTGCCAGCCAGCAGTTCAAGCTCAACTGA
- a CDS encoding LysR family transcriptional regulator — MRDDLSGLTALLAVAEKRSFSAAAVELRVTPSAVSQIIRALEERVGVRLLQRTTRSVGLTEAGARFLARLGPAMKGVHEAFESLGELRDHPAGTLRLTLPRYGYEEVLAPRLAEFLAAYPGIKADLHIDDAFIDIVENGFDAGFRIGEMVEREMIAIPVSGDIRMTVVGSPSYVTARGKPKHPRELREHDCINYRSRTSGGLFRWDFKDGAKNLKVAVDGRVFLNEADLMVGAAVDGLGLAYVPESRVRKLLADKRLVSVLEPYCPLFPGFFLYYPSRTHVAPKLKALADFLRVQRRRAHMPRERT; from the coding sequence ATGCGCGATGACCTCTCGGGCCTCACGGCACTCCTCGCGGTAGCGGAGAAGCGGAGCTTCTCCGCGGCCGCGGTGGAACTGCGGGTTACTCCCTCGGCGGTGAGCCAGATCATCCGGGCACTCGAGGAACGTGTCGGCGTGCGTCTCCTCCAGCGCACCACGCGCAGCGTCGGGCTCACCGAGGCGGGCGCGCGCTTCCTCGCGCGGCTTGGGCCCGCGATGAAAGGCGTGCACGAGGCGTTCGAATCGCTCGGCGAGCTGCGCGATCACCCCGCCGGCACCCTGCGCCTGACCCTGCCGCGCTACGGCTATGAGGAGGTGCTCGCCCCCCGGCTCGCCGAGTTCCTCGCGGCCTATCCCGGCATCAAGGCCGACCTTCACATCGACGACGCGTTCATCGACATCGTCGAGAACGGTTTCGATGCGGGCTTTCGCATCGGCGAGATGGTGGAGCGCGAGATGATCGCCATCCCCGTGAGCGGTGACATCCGCATGACCGTGGTCGGCTCGCCGTCGTATGTCACGGCGCGTGGCAAGCCGAAGCACCCGCGAGAGCTGCGCGAGCACGACTGCATCAACTATCGCAGCAGGACGAGTGGCGGCCTCTTCCGCTGGGATTTCAAGGACGGCGCCAAGAACCTCAAGGTCGCGGTCGATGGCCGCGTGTTCCTCAACGAGGCGGACCTCATGGTGGGCGCCGCGGTGGACGGGCTGGGGCTCGCCTACGTCCCGGAGAGCCGCGTGCGGAAGTTGCTGGCCGACAAACGCCTCGTGTCCGTGCTCGAGCCGTATTGCCCGCTGTTCCCTGGCTTCTTCCTCTACTACCCGAGCCGCACGCACGTGGCGCCGAAGCTGAAGGCGCTCGCAGACTTCCTGAGGGTGCAGCGGCGGCGCGCTCACATGCCGCGCGAGCGGACGTAG
- a CDS encoding oxidoreductase: MENIMSPQGKVWFVTGASSGFGRCIVEEALSRGERVVATARDPRTLDELVARAPDRVLAVRLDVTKTHEVQSAVAAALERFGAIDVLVNNAGYTVVGAVEETSDEELRAVFEPLFFGAVAMTRAVLPHMRERRTGTIVQLSSAAGIVTWAGVGAYCAAKHALEAMSESLAKEVEPLGVRVLIVEPGMFRTKLLGASFRPTPAMAAYASTVGTMRAYSTQSNGQQPGDPAKAARAIADAVAAGGPALRLPLGSDAVESIREKLAHIAADVDRTEPIARSTAL; this comes from the coding sequence ATGGAAAACATCATGAGCCCACAGGGCAAAGTCTGGTTCGTCACCGGGGCGTCGTCAGGGTTTGGCCGTTGCATCGTGGAAGAGGCCCTCTCACGGGGCGAGCGCGTCGTCGCGACGGCCCGGGATCCGCGCACGCTCGATGAGCTCGTGGCACGCGCCCCCGATCGCGTTCTCGCGGTCCGGCTCGACGTCACGAAGACCCACGAGGTCCAGAGCGCCGTCGCGGCGGCCCTGGAGCGCTTCGGCGCCATCGACGTGCTCGTGAACAACGCGGGCTACACCGTGGTCGGTGCGGTCGAGGAGACGAGCGACGAGGAACTCCGGGCCGTGTTCGAGCCGCTGTTCTTCGGTGCGGTGGCGATGACGCGCGCCGTGCTCCCGCACATGCGCGAGCGCCGCACGGGAACCATCGTCCAGCTCTCGAGCGCGGCCGGGATCGTGACGTGGGCGGGCGTCGGTGCGTACTGCGCGGCGAAGCATGCGCTCGAGGCAATGTCCGAATCGCTCGCGAAGGAGGTCGAGCCGCTCGGCGTGCGTGTGTTGATCGTCGAGCCGGGTATGTTCCGCACGAAGCTCCTCGGCGCATCGTTCCGGCCGACACCAGCAATGGCCGCCTACGCCTCGACGGTGGGCACGATGCGCGCGTACTCGACGCAGTCCAACGGTCAACAGCCCGGCGATCCCGCAAAAGCCGCTCGCGCGATCGCGGATGCCGTCGCCGCAGGAGGTCCAGCGTTGCGCCTCCCCCTGGGCTCGGACGCGGTCGAATCCATTCGCGAGAAGCTCGCTCACATCGCGGCGGACGTGGATCGTACGGAGCCGATCGCACGCTCGACGGCGCTCTGA
- the ychF gene encoding redox-regulated ATPase YchF, translating to MALSIGIVGLPNVGKSTLFNALSSAGAQAANYPFCTIEPNVGVVPVPDERLDKLSALIKPLKKVPTSLEFVDIAGLVRGASKGEGLGNQFLANIRQVDAVLHVLRCFEDDNVTHVEGGVNPVRDRDVVDIELCLKDLETVEKRRERAQRNAKTGGKAGDEAKAELALLDRIKEGLDSSITVRAQKLSEDDRAAIRELFLLTDKPVLYVANIGESQIGKEDASAHVKAVREMAEKEGAGVVVLAAAMEAEIQQLPEEERPGFLESAGLTEPGLHKVVRAGYKLLGLQTYFTVGEQECRAWTIHTGFKAPQAAGVIHSDFERGFIKAEVVRWEDLIKFGSESAVKEKGLLRVEGKEYVVQDGDCMHFRFNV from the coding sequence ATGGCGCTCTCCATTGGAATTGTCGGCCTGCCCAACGTGGGCAAGTCCACCCTGTTCAACGCCCTGTCCTCCGCGGGTGCGCAGGCGGCCAACTACCCGTTCTGCACCATCGAGCCCAACGTGGGCGTGGTGCCCGTGCCGGACGAGCGGCTGGACAAGCTCTCGGCCCTCATCAAGCCCCTGAAGAAGGTGCCCACCTCGCTGGAGTTCGTGGACATCGCGGGCCTGGTGCGCGGCGCCTCGAAGGGCGAGGGGCTCGGCAACCAGTTCCTGGCCAACATCCGCCAGGTGGACGCGGTGCTGCACGTGCTGCGCTGCTTCGAGGACGACAACGTCACCCACGTGGAGGGCGGGGTGAACCCCGTCCGGGACCGGGACGTGGTGGACATTGAGCTGTGCCTCAAGGATCTGGAGACGGTGGAGAAGCGGCGCGAGCGCGCTCAGCGCAACGCGAAGACGGGCGGCAAGGCGGGGGATGAGGCGAAGGCGGAGCTGGCGCTGCTGGATCGCATCAAGGAAGGGTTGGACTCCTCCATCACCGTGCGCGCGCAGAAGCTGAGCGAGGACGATCGCGCGGCCATCCGCGAGCTGTTCCTGCTGACGGACAAGCCGGTGCTGTACGTGGCGAACATCGGCGAGTCGCAGATCGGCAAGGAAGATGCCTCCGCGCACGTGAAGGCGGTGCGGGAGATGGCCGAGAAGGAGGGCGCCGGGGTGGTGGTGCTCGCCGCGGCCATGGAGGCGGAGATCCAGCAGTTGCCCGAGGAGGAGCGTCCCGGCTTCCTGGAGAGCGCGGGGCTGACCGAGCCCGGGCTGCACAAGGTGGTGCGCGCGGGCTACAAGCTCCTGGGCCTGCAGACGTACTTCACCGTGGGCGAGCAGGAGTGCCGCGCCTGGACGATCCACACGGGCTTCAAGGCCCCCCAGGCGGCCGGCGTCATCCACTCGGACTTCGAGCGCGGCTTCATCAAGGCCGAGGTGGTGCGCTGGGAGGACCTCATCAAGTTTGGCAGCGAGTCCGCGGTGAAGGAGAAGGGGCTGCTGCGCGTGGAAGGCAAGGAGTACGTCGTTCAAGACGGCGACTGCATGCACTTCCGCTTCAACGTCTGA
- the atpF gene encoding F0F1 ATP synthase subunit B gives MLLPSVLAASSFVEVRPGLIFWTLVTFILVAVVLRWKAWGPILSLVEEREKQISSAIESAKRERSEAEKLLADQKTAIAEARREAAEMMRKNQQDMEKYRDELMNKSRKEAEELKAQARREIEDQKLKAIAEVRTIAVDLAMEVAGKLLSERMDDAKHRALAEQFVQGLPVAGAAQADRRAS, from the coding sequence ATGCTCCTGCCTTCCGTCCTCGCCGCCAGCAGCTTCGTGGAGGTCCGCCCGGGCCTCATCTTCTGGACCCTCGTCACCTTCATCCTCGTGGCCGTGGTGCTGCGGTGGAAGGCGTGGGGACCCATCCTGTCGCTGGTGGAGGAGCGCGAGAAGCAGATCTCCAGCGCCATCGAGAGCGCCAAGCGTGAGCGCTCCGAGGCGGAGAAGCTCCTGGCCGACCAGAAGACGGCCATCGCCGAGGCCCGCCGCGAGGCCGCGGAGATGATGCGCAAGAACCAGCAGGACATGGAGAAGTACCGCGACGAGCTGATGAACAAGAGCCGCAAGGAGGCCGAGGAGCTCAAGGCCCAGGCCCGCCGCGAGATTGAAGACCAGAAGCTCAAGGCCATCGCCGAGGTGCGCACCATCGCCGTGGACCTGGCCATGGAAGTGGCCGGCAAGCTTCTGTCTGAGCGCATGGACGATGCCAAGCACCGCGCCCTGGCCGAGCAGTTCGTCCAGGGGCTGCCCGTGGCGGGTGCTGCTCAGGCCGACCGCCGCGCCTCGTAA
- a CDS encoding ATP synthase F0 subunit C, producing MTNLALAFLAAGIGAGLSIIGAGLGIGKLAAAAMDATGRQPAAGGDIRTTMIIAAALIEGATLFALVVCILLATKT from the coding sequence ATGACCAACCTCGCTCTTGCCTTCCTGGCCGCTGGTATCGGTGCCGGCCTCTCCATCATCGGTGCCGGTCTCGGCATCGGTAAGCTGGCCGCCGCCGCCATGGACGCGACGGGCCGTCAGCCGGCCGCCGGTGGCGACATCCGCACCACGATGATCATCGCCGCGGCGCTCATCGAAGGCGCCACGCTGTTCGCGCTCGTGGTCTGCATCCTGCTGGCCACCAAGACCTAA
- the atpB gene encoding F0F1 ATP synthase subunit A: MRKAMVLFASLIAGSALAAGAAAEGGEHKEDVAGYILHHVSDSHEYEFEIPLSHEHKSIHLPEILIPFHEGACAPVSTDHGQVIPGLGAGCLDLSITKHTVMMWLAAALLILFVLGFSNRDKSKLVPRGVGANMFEMLIVFVRDELAIKNIGKEEGPRYVPYLLTAFFFILFMNMLGLVPWMATATGNLAITCGLAICTFVLTQAAGIRAAGLGGYLGHLTGGVAPWLWPIMIPVEILGLFTKPFALTMRLFANMLAGHIVLFFLLGLIFMLGHPAVALVSVPFAMGIYLLELFVAFVQAYVFTMLSALFIGMGVAMGHHHHDAHGESGHGHKEGGASHDHGRAHA, from the coding sequence ATGCGCAAGGCAATGGTTCTGTTCGCCAGTCTGATCGCGGGCTCCGCGCTCGCCGCGGGTGCCGCGGCGGAGGGCGGCGAGCACAAGGAGGACGTGGCCGGCTACATCCTCCACCACGTGTCGGACTCGCACGAGTACGAGTTCGAGATTCCCCTCAGCCACGAGCACAAGTCCATCCACCTGCCCGAGATTCTCATCCCCTTCCACGAGGGGGCGTGCGCGCCGGTGAGCACGGACCACGGCCAGGTGATTCCGGGGCTGGGCGCCGGCTGCCTGGACCTGTCCATCACCAAGCACACGGTGATGATGTGGCTGGCCGCGGCGCTGCTCATCCTCTTCGTTCTGGGCTTCAGCAACCGGGACAAGAGCAAGCTGGTGCCGCGCGGGGTGGGCGCCAACATGTTCGAGATGCTCATCGTCTTCGTCCGGGACGAGCTGGCCATCAAGAACATCGGCAAGGAGGAGGGGCCGCGGTACGTGCCCTACCTGCTCACCGCGTTCTTCTTCATCCTCTTCATGAACATGCTGGGCCTGGTGCCCTGGATGGCGACGGCCACCGGCAACCTGGCCATCACCTGCGGTCTGGCGATCTGTACCTTCGTCCTCACGCAGGCGGCGGGCATCCGCGCCGCGGGCCTGGGCGGCTACCTGGGCCACCTGACGGGCGGCGTGGCCCCGTGGCTGTGGCCCATCATGATTCCGGTGGAAATCCTGGGCCTGTTCACCAAGCCCTTCGCCCTCACGATGCGTCTGTTCGCCAACATGCTGGCGGGCCACATCGTCCTGTTCTTCCTGCTGGGCCTCATCTTCATGCTCGGCCACCCTGCGGTGGCGCTGGTCAGCGTGCCCTTCGCCATGGGCATCTACCTGCTGGAGCTGTTCGTGGCCTTCGTGCAGGCCTACGTCTTCACCATGCTCTCCGCGCTGTTCATCGGCATGGGCGTGGCCATGGGCCACCACCACCATGACGCGCACGGCGAGTCCGGTCACGGCCACAAGGAGGGCGGCGCCAGCCACGACCATGGCCGGGCCCACGCCTGA
- a CDS encoding AtpZ/AtpI family protein: protein MAQEPQDKTPREPGSELSPTARQMRAATPYISAVWKLVGGAVVGVLGGYWLDRWWGTQPWLLVGLSLVGICVGFYAFLHEMTRLGKQR from the coding sequence ATGGCACAAGAGCCCCAGGACAAGACGCCCCGGGAGCCGGGAAGTGAGCTGTCGCCCACGGCTCGGCAGATGAGGGCGGCGACGCCGTACATCTCGGCGGTGTGGAAGCTGGTGGGCGGGGCGGTGGTGGGGGTGCTGGGAGGGTATTGGCTGGACCGGTGGTGGGGGACACAGCCCTGGTTGCTGGTGGGGCTGAGCCTGGTGGGGATTTGCGTGGGGTTCTACGCCTTCCTCCACGAGATGACGCGGTTGGGGAAGCAGCGGTGA
- a CDS encoding GAF domain-containing protein, protein MFPADEEQYRHFDGLHLGLCVIREEKVVYVNASMLSLLGRTVSEVVGQSFRILVTPSGAQEMQELYTHLLQGERVPAVYESTLNTAQGPRRAELSITTAAQDVMVMARDLSARARHRAALQHVAELGAGLPGLRTDEEVLRRVFTELTRLGFTFAYLIPEDDRLRLERLWVAPSGAVGPGAGNWMEGSLGVWSPMLKRTWKEGSAYSADFSWEASHFVPPERSEEVLIFLQKAGLHLVGVRIDSADGARAILVIAAEWFREEEQAPLRLFGAQVSAALEAALTISQLSAKNTALAALNRLASTAATALEPRAFFEPGAQEITRLLGCDTVGLFLRSDEASEAELVFSHGLDAATRDFYLRMPLRGSLSGVALQQGMPLVLDAEECFGFTRDNMLRLGYATVAVVPLRVSSRLVGTLVVSFFKRRLLTPLERETLQAMGTHFAAATDSHRLLTEVRRRADDLALIQEVGRNMVATLEMDLLMQIGVEGLSLIAGVPEAMLMLLDSTGQRLEIRAAVRQGPEVLGYTLPVWPPDSSLAAAALNGRAPVLVQDMSQDPRVYSELKHMTGSTAALVLPLVVRERAIGVAVLLEKKGPRQFTPSELERASAIANQLALALEQARLIEDLKKSYAELALAQQQLVQRERLAALGELSAVVAHEVRNPLGAIFNSVATIRRMVGPFHPSLPLVDIVGEEADRLNRIVDDLLNFARPPAPSPMPVPLRKLLEDVVRGALADASNNIRVEWALEKDVPPLLVDERMIRQAFLNLAINSVQAMLQGGTLRVGARRMPGPRHEVQVEFTDTGSGIPSEVRARIFEPFFTTKAKGTGLGLALVKRIVEAHSGTVSLESQPGQGTTFRLSLPYEPESLSPGVQPSV, encoded by the coding sequence ATGTTCCCAGCCGACGAAGAACAATACCGGCACTTTGACGGACTGCACCTCGGCCTCTGCGTCATCCGGGAGGAAAAGGTGGTGTACGTCAACGCGTCGATGCTCAGCCTGCTGGGACGCACGGTGAGTGAGGTGGTCGGCCAGTCCTTCCGCATCCTCGTCACCCCCTCCGGGGCCCAGGAGATGCAGGAGCTATACACGCACCTTCTCCAGGGCGAGCGGGTGCCCGCGGTCTATGAATCCACGCTGAATACCGCTCAGGGACCGCGGCGCGCGGAGCTCTCCATCACCACCGCAGCGCAGGACGTGATGGTGATGGCCCGGGACCTCAGCGCCCGAGCCCGGCACCGAGCCGCACTCCAGCACGTGGCGGAGCTGGGCGCGGGCCTGCCCGGGCTCCGGACGGATGAGGAGGTGCTCCGCCGCGTCTTCACCGAGCTGACGCGGCTCGGGTTCACCTTCGCCTACCTCATCCCGGAAGACGACCGGCTCCGGCTGGAGCGGCTGTGGGTGGCCCCCAGCGGCGCCGTGGGCCCGGGCGCTGGGAACTGGATGGAGGGGTCGCTGGGCGTGTGGTCTCCCATGCTGAAGCGGACCTGGAAAGAGGGCTCCGCCTACAGCGCTGACTTCTCCTGGGAAGCGTCCCACTTCGTGCCGCCCGAGCGCTCCGAGGAGGTCCTCATCTTCCTGCAGAAGGCGGGGCTGCACCTCGTGGGCGTGCGCATCGACTCGGCGGACGGGGCCCGGGCCATCCTGGTGATTGCCGCGGAGTGGTTTCGAGAGGAAGAGCAGGCGCCGCTGCGGCTGTTCGGCGCGCAGGTGTCCGCCGCGCTGGAGGCGGCGCTCACCATCTCCCAGCTCTCCGCGAAGAACACCGCCCTGGCGGCGCTCAACCGGCTGGCGTCCACCGCGGCCACCGCCCTGGAGCCGCGGGCCTTCTTCGAGCCCGGGGCCCAGGAAATCACCCGGCTGCTCGGCTGCGACACGGTGGGGCTGTTTCTGCGCAGCGATGAAGCCTCTGAGGCGGAGCTGGTGTTCTCGCACGGGCTCGACGCGGCGACCCGGGATTTCTACCTGCGGATGCCCCTGCGCGGCAGCCTCTCTGGCGTGGCGCTCCAGCAGGGCATGCCCCTGGTGCTGGACGCGGAGGAGTGCTTTGGCTTCACGCGCGACAACATGCTGCGCCTGGGCTACGCCACCGTGGCGGTCGTCCCGCTGCGCGTGAGCTCGCGCCTGGTAGGCACGCTCGTGGTGTCCTTCTTCAAGCGCCGCCTGCTCACCCCCTTGGAGCGGGAGACGCTCCAGGCCATGGGCACCCACTTCGCCGCCGCCACCGACTCGCACCGCCTGCTCACCGAGGTGCGCCGGCGCGCGGATGACCTGGCCCTCATCCAGGAGGTGGGCCGCAACATGGTGGCCACGCTGGAGATGGATCTGCTGATGCAGATCGGCGTGGAGGGCCTGTCGCTCATCGCCGGCGTGCCGGAGGCCATGCTGATGCTGCTAGACAGCACCGGGCAGCGGCTGGAGATCCGCGCGGCCGTGCGGCAGGGGCCCGAGGTGCTCGGCTACACCCTGCCCGTCTGGCCGCCGGACAGCTCCCTGGCCGCGGCGGCGCTGAACGGGCGCGCGCCCGTGCTCGTACAGGACATGTCTCAGGACCCTCGCGTCTACAGCGAGCTGAAGCACATGACAGGGAGCACCGCGGCCCTGGTGCTGCCCCTGGTGGTGCGCGAGCGCGCCATCGGCGTGGCGGTGCTCCTGGAGAAAAAGGGGCCCCGCCAGTTTACCCCCTCCGAGTTGGAACGCGCCTCCGCCATCGCCAACCAACTGGCACTCGCGCTCGAGCAGGCGCGCCTCATCGAGGATCTGAAGAAAAGCTATGCGGAGCTGGCGCTGGCCCAGCAGCAGCTCGTCCAGCGCGAGCGGCTCGCGGCGCTCGGCGAGCTGTCCGCGGTGGTGGCCCACGAGGTGCGCAACCCCCTGGGCGCCATCTTCAACTCGGTGGCCACCATCCGCCGCATGGTCGGGCCGTTCCACCCTTCGCTGCCGCTGGTGGACATCGTCGGCGAGGAGGCGGACCGGCTCAACCGCATCGTGGATGACCTGCTGAACTTCGCGCGTCCGCCCGCGCCATCCCCCATGCCGGTGCCCTTGCGCAAACTCCTGGAGGACGTGGTGCGGGGCGCGCTGGCGGATGCCTCGAACAACATCCGCGTGGAGTGGGCGCTGGAAAAGGACGTGCCCCCCCTGCTGGTGGACGAGCGGATGATCCGCCAGGCGTTCCTCAACCTCGCCATCAACTCCGTGCAGGCCATGCTCCAGGGAGGCACGCTGCGCGTGGGCGCCCGGCGCATGCCCGGCCCCCGGCACGAGGTCCAGGTGGAGTTCACCGACACCGGCTCGGGCATTCCCTCCGAGGTCCGGGCGCGCATCTTCGAGCCCTTCTTCACCACCAAGGCCAAGGGCACCGGCTTGGGACTCGCGCTCGTCAAGCGCATCGTCGAGGCCCACTCCGGCACCGTCTCACTCGAATCTCAACCAGGCCAGGGCACCACGTTCCGGCTCTCCCTGCCCTATGAGCCGGAGTCCCTCTCGCCCGGCGTACAGCCCAGCGTCTGA
- a CDS encoding sterol desaturase family protein: MKNDEYTRHVSGRMFDNAFLEFCSRIHPATPAIVYLPVVVGLMGWGLWTGTTRPLLAVEGFAAGALTWFLMEYAIHRFLFHWEGKGRLAKKFHFIAHGYHHQYPDDPHRLVMPLGASIPLALLIGGGLWLVGKPAVTLPYYCGIVATYLFYDTTHWALHFLKPRTAWGKALRAHHMAHHFACPDRNFGISNRWIDYVMGSVRRRESASDQS; this comes from the coding sequence ATGAAGAACGACGAGTACACACGCCACGTATCGGGCAGGATGTTCGACAATGCCTTCCTCGAGTTCTGCTCGAGGATTCATCCCGCGACCCCCGCCATCGTCTACCTCCCCGTGGTGGTGGGCCTGATGGGCTGGGGCCTGTGGACTGGGACGACCCGGCCGCTGCTGGCGGTCGAGGGGTTCGCCGCGGGAGCCCTCACCTGGTTCCTGATGGAGTACGCCATTCATCGCTTCCTCTTCCATTGGGAGGGGAAGGGCCGTCTGGCCAAGAAGTTCCACTTCATCGCGCATGGCTACCATCATCAGTATCCGGATGATCCGCACCGGTTGGTGATGCCGCTGGGGGCGAGCATTCCCCTGGCGTTGCTCATCGGCGGAGGGCTGTGGCTGGTGGGCAAGCCCGCCGTCACGCTGCCGTACTATTGCGGCATCGTCGCGACCTACCTCTTCTACGACACCACCCACTGGGCACTGCACTTCCTCAAGCCGCGCACGGCGTGGGGCAAGGCGCTGCGCGCGCACCACATGGCGCACCACTTCGCCTGCCCGGACCGAAACTTCGGCATCAGCAACCGGTGGATCGACTACGTGATGGGTTCGGTGCGGCGGCGCGAGTCGGCGTCCGACCAGAGCTGA